The Virgibacillus phasianinus genome includes a window with the following:
- the cudC gene encoding choline uptake/conversion transcriptional regulator CudC gives MEGNRNNFSNEKAKEKIDQAENMMVNTISETMDLYGVTPSVGRLYATMYFKHQPITLDEMKEALGMSKPSMSTSVRKLQEINIVQKVWQKGSRKDSFMAEKNFFNYFTQFFGMKWEREVSMFLVSIRKAQEQLNDVIENSEIDEALRERAQLHYQQLDDAMVYYHWLEKLTKLTKSGEIYNYIPVEDAGERD, from the coding sequence ATGGAAGGAAATCGGAACAATTTTAGTAATGAGAAAGCGAAAGAAAAAATCGACCAAGCCGAAAATATGATGGTTAATACGATTTCAGAAACGATGGACCTTTATGGTGTTACTCCTTCAGTGGGACGTCTGTATGCAACAATGTATTTTAAACATCAACCTATTACCCTGGATGAAATGAAAGAAGCACTGGGGATGAGTAAACCAAGCATGAGTACATCTGTTAGAAAGCTTCAAGAAATCAATATCGTTCAAAAGGTATGGCAGAAAGGCTCAAGAAAAGATTCTTTCATGGCCGAAAAAAACTTCTTCAATTATTTCACTCAGTTTTTTGGTATGAAATGGGAACGTGAAGTGAGCATGTTTTTGGTCAGTATTCGGAAGGCCCAGGAGCAACTAAATGATGTAATCGAAAACAGTGAAATAGATGAAGCATTACGAGAAAGGGCTCAGTTGCATTATCAGCAGCTCGATGATGCCATGGTCTATTATCATTGGCTGGAAAAGCTGACCAAACTTACTAAATCTGGCGAAATTTATAATTATATACCTGTGGAAGATGCGGGTGAACGGGATTAG
- a CDS encoding glycine betaine ABC transporter substrate-binding protein — protein sequence MNFRKISQLILFTIILFGLAACGSTSSDSASDESGDSKGTISIGQINWPENIAVTNLWKAILEDKGYNVELELLEMGPQMSALASGDLDVAPEIWLPVQDKSYYEKYKDEADFFEDPWYEHGKVGLAVPTYMEDINSIEDLNKNKDKFNGEIIGFESGAGTMMVAQDVIKEYGLDYKLVASSTAAMITSIKDAVEQKEPIVAPLWKPHYIFSEVDLKFLDDPKKTFGEVEKIYMATRAEFDSDHEKVSKWLKNFKLSDKQLGELMLDIKDNQDKPLKGAQKWVEENQDVVDKWMK from the coding sequence ATGAATTTTCGCAAAATAAGTCAATTAATTTTATTTACAATCATACTTTTTGGACTAGCAGCTTGCGGTTCAACTAGTTCTGATAGTGCATCTGACGAATCGGGTGATAGCAAAGGAACAATCTCAATTGGACAGATAAATTGGCCGGAAAACATTGCAGTAACAAATTTGTGGAAGGCTATTTTGGAAGATAAAGGGTACAATGTGGAGTTAGAATTACTGGAAATGGGTCCTCAAATGTCCGCCTTAGCTTCAGGAGATTTAGATGTGGCACCGGAAATTTGGCTGCCAGTGCAGGATAAGAGTTACTATGAGAAGTATAAAGACGAAGCTGATTTTTTCGAAGATCCGTGGTATGAACATGGTAAAGTTGGCTTGGCCGTTCCAACGTATATGGAAGATATAAACAGCATTGAGGATTTAAATAAAAACAAAGATAAATTCAACGGCGAAATAATAGGCTTTGAGTCTGGTGCAGGAACAATGATGGTAGCGCAAGACGTCATTAAGGAATACGGTCTTGATTATAAATTAGTAGCGAGCAGTACAGCAGCAATGATTACATCTATCAAGGATGCGGTAGAACAAAAAGAACCGATTGTCGCACCGCTATGGAAACCGCATTATATCTTCTCTGAAGTTGACCTAAAGTTCTTGGATGATCCGAAAAAAACCTTTGGTGAAGTAGAAAAAATTTATATGGCAACCCGTGCTGAATTCGACTCTGACCATGAAAAGGTTAGTAAATGGCTGAAAAACTTTAAATTAAGCGATAAGCAGCTTGGTGAATTAATGCTGGATATTAAGGATAATCAAGACAAACCGCTTAAAGGCGCACAAAAATGGGTGGAAGAAAACCAAGATGTAGTTGACAAATGGATGAAGTAA
- the betB gene encoding betaine-aldehyde dehydrogenase, with amino-acid sequence MYINGEWVDAKSNETRDIINPYNQEVIATAAEGNEEDTRAAIQAARVAFDEGRFSTLPASERGEFVYKIGTLILRDLEELAELETLDTGKTVEESRADMADIANVFFYFGGLADKNGGEVIASPIPNSESKVVREPVGVCGQITPWNYPLLQAAWKIAPALAAGNTIVMKPSEITPLTTVKVFELIEEVGIPKGVANLVLGSGASVGAELSVNDDVDLISFTGGIETGKTIMQAASHNVKKIALELGGKNPNIVFADADFETAVDQALNAVFFHAGQVCSAGARLLIEESIHDEFVEALIERTKQIKLGNGFDENTQSGPMISAEHRAKVEKYVEIGKKEGAKLAVGGKRPDDPELQNGFFYLPTIFTNCTSDMRIVQEEVFGPVLTVETFKTKEEAVKLANDTIYGLAGAVWTQDLDKAEFVAARLRMGTVWINDFHPYFAQAPWGGYKQSGIGRELGREGMEEYTEVKHIYRNKQPEPVNWFN; translated from the coding sequence ATGTATATAAATGGTGAGTGGGTGGATGCAAAATCCAACGAAACACGGGATATCATTAACCCATATAATCAAGAAGTAATTGCAACTGCTGCAGAAGGAAATGAAGAAGATACACGAGCAGCCATTCAAGCAGCAAGGGTGGCATTTGATGAAGGAAGATTTAGCACATTGCCTGCCAGTGAACGTGGTGAGTTCGTTTACAAAATAGGTACGTTGATCCTCCGAGATTTGGAGGAACTTGCTGAACTGGAGACATTGGATACAGGTAAAACAGTTGAAGAAAGCCGTGCGGATATGGCCGACATCGCTAATGTTTTCTTTTACTTCGGTGGTTTAGCGGATAAAAATGGCGGTGAAGTCATTGCCTCACCAATACCAAACAGTGAAAGTAAGGTGGTTCGCGAGCCTGTTGGTGTCTGTGGTCAAATCACACCATGGAACTATCCATTATTACAAGCCGCATGGAAAATTGCACCGGCTTTGGCAGCAGGTAACACCATTGTCATGAAACCGAGTGAGATCACACCATTAACAACCGTTAAAGTCTTTGAACTAATCGAAGAGGTCGGCATACCAAAGGGTGTAGCCAACTTAGTACTCGGTTCCGGTGCATCTGTTGGTGCAGAACTATCTGTTAATGATGACGTTGATTTAATCTCATTCACTGGTGGCATTGAAACCGGAAAAACAATCATGCAGGCAGCTAGTCATAATGTGAAGAAAATCGCACTTGAGCTCGGTGGAAAAAATCCGAATATCGTTTTTGCCGATGCTGACTTTGAAACAGCGGTTGATCAGGCGTTAAATGCTGTATTTTTCCATGCAGGCCAAGTATGTTCTGCTGGAGCCAGGCTTTTAATTGAGGAAAGCATTCATGATGAATTTGTGGAGGCACTCATTGAACGAACAAAACAAATCAAATTGGGCAATGGTTTTGATGAAAACACACAAAGTGGTCCAATGATTTCAGCAGAACACCGTGCAAAAGTGGAAAAGTATGTGGAAATAGGCAAAAAAGAAGGAGCCAAACTAGCAGTTGGCGGAAAGCGCCCGGATGATCCTGAACTGCAAAACGGCTTTTTCTATTTACCTACCATATTTACAAACTGTACAAGTGACATGCGCATCGTTCAGGAAGAGGTATTCGGTCCGGTATTGACAGTAGAAACGTTCAAGACCAAAGAGGAAGCTGTCAAATTAGCGAACGACACGATCTATGGGTTGGCTGGAGCCGTCTGGACGCAAGATTTGGATAAGGCAGAATTTGTCGCGGCACGCTTGCGAATGGGTACCGTTTGGATCAATGACTTCCATCCTTACTTTGCACAAGCACCGTGGGGCGGCTATAAGCAATCAGGTATTGGCCGTGAGCTTGGCCGTGAAGGTATGGAGGAATATACCGAAGTGAAACATATTTATCGCAACAAACAACCTGAACCTGTTAACTGGTTTAACTAA
- a CDS encoding putative holin-like toxin, translating to MDVVSALTLMISFGMLIAFIVSDNNRKK from the coding sequence ATGGACGTTGTTAGTGCGCTAACGCTAATGATATCTTTCGGGATGTTAATAGCGTTTATCGTTTCTGATAATAACCGCAAAAAATAA
- a CDS encoding tetratricopeptide repeat protein, with amino-acid sequence MKITIWGIIVTTENELITKSYHEAIIDENKQGHPIKILGEMYREEMQKPRPNLSFIRFAQGEVYFLNNDYEAAIYKWQHPLEEEFIPWAQKNIADAHLEMGLLEDAEKFYKQVDSTSLALQSEVLLQLFSLYIHQGDQKKAVDTIKDAVTLNPDYSHVTKIAQKYLEEINDWDNAVELAVGEAIRTKSLSWFDVLSGYVKQGRTFNYEPNYFNELLEAVLQMDHNRFERFTEVLWNSYRQSDFYVEWLEVINRLLLNNNVETSYVWESLPIVFQEAYYELISGKFLIRDISGLMQHHLTNWLKVSSELDPMISATAILAWNETFPSQLDALLIREAEYHFENSNPNQDGRKDGIELFDSIKIWAEGEGLSEDLSRITTPMLEEHNIEVASSSRIRDLVKASIDFLLEQRVALENAEQEEIIRNEGLLTGLRDVHQQIDDLEKEMAIDITDSFRILKESYMQHVISELPKLLQDCSELVQEDSDFSKLHVDLNEEMNRRIADYMKNFVLNDQKYTVRKWIGDCKKRFQDSQITCNELSGNMNQNYDENIVLQCDFKVLDDWQRDLERISRGLLHLENVNVLLRNTPSQLFLKGAGKLSGSIFKNSEILHSKYKNYIENADYSQIAKDIITPFVQQMELFERSIEWDVSRFFSDSLDELARKMDEVQVNIERHEDSLNKMRDKPEIYRNPLTLFGLRLRQYELMNTIS; translated from the coding sequence ATGAAAATAACGATTTGGGGGATTATCGTGACAACGGAGAATGAATTAATTACTAAATCCTATCATGAAGCGATTATAGATGAAAACAAACAAGGACACCCTATCAAGATATTGGGTGAGATGTATAGGGAAGAAATGCAAAAACCACGGCCGAATTTGTCTTTTATCCGCTTTGCACAAGGGGAAGTATATTTCTTAAATAATGATTATGAAGCAGCGATTTATAAATGGCAACATCCTTTAGAGGAGGAATTCATTCCGTGGGCACAGAAAAACATAGCAGATGCCCACCTGGAAATGGGATTGTTGGAAGATGCGGAAAAATTTTATAAACAGGTTGATTCCACATCACTTGCACTGCAATCGGAAGTCTTGCTACAGCTGTTTTCTTTGTATATACATCAGGGTGATCAGAAAAAAGCTGTTGATACAATTAAGGATGCTGTTACGTTAAATCCGGATTATTCCCATGTAACGAAAATAGCCCAAAAATATTTAGAGGAAATAAATGATTGGGATAATGCGGTTGAACTGGCGGTTGGTGAGGCAATACGAACGAAGTCACTTTCTTGGTTTGATGTTTTATCAGGGTATGTCAAGCAAGGGCGAACGTTTAACTATGAACCTAACTATTTTAATGAATTGTTGGAAGCAGTACTGCAAATGGATCATAATCGATTTGAGCGTTTTACGGAGGTATTGTGGAACAGCTATAGACAAAGTGATTTTTACGTTGAGTGGCTAGAAGTGATTAACCGACTTCTTTTGAATAATAACGTTGAAACTTCGTATGTTTGGGAGAGTCTCCCAATTGTATTTCAAGAGGCTTACTACGAGTTAATTAGCGGAAAGTTCCTAATCAGGGACATTTCTGGGTTAATGCAGCACCATTTAACAAACTGGTTAAAGGTTTCTTCTGAATTAGATCCTATGATTTCTGCAACTGCCATACTTGCATGGAATGAAACGTTTCCTTCCCAACTAGATGCTTTATTGATTCGTGAGGCGGAATACCATTTTGAAAATTCAAATCCGAATCAAGATGGAAGAAAAGATGGTATAGAGCTTTTTGATTCCATCAAGATATGGGCGGAAGGAGAAGGTTTATCAGAAGATTTATCTCGAATTACAACGCCTATGCTAGAAGAACACAATATTGAAGTGGCAAGTTCCTCAAGAATCCGGGATTTGGTTAAAGCTTCGATAGATTTTCTGCTGGAACAAAGGGTAGCCTTGGAAAATGCCGAGCAGGAAGAAATAATTCGGAATGAAGGGTTACTAACAGGTCTGCGTGATGTTCATCAACAGATCGATGATTTAGAGAAAGAGATGGCGATTGACATAACAGATTCGTTTCGTATATTAAAAGAATCTTACATGCAACATGTGATTAGTGAGCTGCCTAAACTATTACAGGATTGCTCTGAACTTGTTCAGGAGGACAGTGACTTTTCAAAGCTTCATGTAGATCTAAATGAAGAGATGAATAGACGGATTGCCGACTATATGAAAAATTTTGTCTTGAATGATCAGAAATATACTGTTCGGAAATGGATTGGGGATTGCAAAAAGAGATTCCAAGACAGCCAGATTACTTGTAATGAACTGAGTGGGAATATGAATCAAAACTATGATGAAAACATTGTATTACAGTGCGACTTTAAGGTGCTAGATGACTGGCAGCGGGACCTGGAACGGATATCCCGGGGGTTGCTACATCTAGAAAATGTAAATGTTTTGTTACGTAATACTCCGTCCCAGTTATTTTTGAAAGGGGCGGGAAAACTATCAGGGTCTATATTTAAAAATAGCGAAATACTTCATAGTAAATACAAAAACTACATTGAAAACGCAGATTATAGTCAAATAGCAAAGGATATCATCACCCCTTTCGTGCAACAAATGGAATTGTTTGAGAGGTCAATTGAATGGGATGTTAGCAGGTTTTTCTCAGATTCACTGGATGAACTAGCTCGTAAAATGGATGAAGTCCAGGTGAATATTGAAAGACATGAGGATTCGTTAAATAAGATGCGTGATAAACCTGAGATTTATCGTAATCCACTCACTTTGTTCGGGCTAAGGCTTCGTCAATATGAGTTGATGAATACCATAAGTTGA
- the betA gene encoding choline dehydrogenase: protein MNQTYDYVIVGGGSAGSVLGNRLSMDKNKSVLVLEAGRNDYFWDLFIQMPAALMYPSGNRFYDWIYSTDPEPYMDGRRVAHARGKVLGGSSSINGMIYQRGNPLDYEKWGSEEGMENWDYAHCLPYFKRLENTFGADSTDEYRGHHGPVKLKRGPATNPLFQAFFDAGVEAGYTRTPDVNGFRQEGFGPFDSQVHNGRRVSASRAYLRPAMRRKNLTVETRAFVTSINFDGTKAQGVTYQRSGKTYHVNAGEVILSGGAFNTPQLLQLSGVGDAEHLRSLGIDPVVDLPGVGENLEDHLEVYIQHACPKPVSEQPSLNKAKMPWIGLQWLLGRTGPAASNHFEGGGFVRSNDEVEYPNLMFHFLPLAVRYDGQKADTEHGFQVHVGPMYSNSRGSLKIRSRNPFEYPSIVCNYLSTEEDRREWTEAIRVAREILSQPALAPYSTGEISPGPSVQTEEEILEWVKKDAETALHPSCTAKMGPASDPMAVVDPETMKVHGLDNVRVVDASAMPHTTNGNIHAPVLMLAEKAADIIRGQRPMKPEYKDYYRHGVHPADAGTVK from the coding sequence ATGAATCAAACTTACGATTATGTAATTGTTGGCGGAGGCAGTGCAGGTTCTGTACTCGGTAACCGTCTAAGTATGGATAAAAACAAAAGCGTTCTTGTTCTGGAGGCGGGGCGCAATGATTACTTTTGGGATTTATTTATTCAAATGCCGGCAGCGTTGATGTACCCATCAGGCAATCGCTTTTATGACTGGATCTATTCTACCGATCCTGAGCCTTATATGGATGGGCGCCGTGTCGCGCATGCCCGAGGGAAAGTGCTTGGAGGATCAAGTTCCATTAATGGCATGATATACCAACGTGGTAATCCGCTAGACTATGAGAAGTGGGGATCTGAAGAGGGTATGGAAAACTGGGACTATGCCCATTGTCTTCCATACTTTAAACGGCTGGAAAACACGTTTGGCGCGGATTCAACTGACGAGTACCGCGGTCATCATGGTCCAGTTAAGTTAAAGCGCGGACCTGCAACAAATCCTTTATTCCAGGCCTTTTTCGATGCAGGTGTGGAGGCTGGTTATACCAGAACGCCCGATGTAAATGGTTTTCGTCAAGAAGGCTTTGGCCCATTTGACAGCCAGGTGCATAACGGAAGACGAGTTTCTGCTTCACGTGCTTATTTACGTCCAGCCATGCGCCGCAAAAACCTTACAGTAGAGACACGTGCTTTTGTTACCAGCATTAATTTTGATGGTACCAAAGCGCAGGGTGTAACCTATCAAAGGAGTGGAAAAACCTATCACGTTAACGCGGGCGAAGTAATTCTTTCCGGTGGTGCATTCAACACGCCACAACTATTACAATTATCCGGTGTAGGTGACGCTGAACATTTACGCTCACTCGGCATTGACCCGGTCGTTGACTTGCCAGGTGTGGGTGAAAACCTTGAGGATCATCTCGAAGTATATATTCAGCACGCATGTCCCAAGCCGGTTTCAGAACAACCTAGCTTAAATAAAGCAAAAATGCCTTGGATCGGCTTGCAATGGCTGCTTGGACGTACTGGACCGGCAGCATCGAACCATTTTGAAGGTGGCGGATTCGTCCGTTCGAATGATGAAGTCGAATATCCAAATCTGATGTTCCATTTCCTACCGCTTGCGGTTCGATATGACGGGCAAAAGGCAGATACGGAGCACGGATTCCAGGTACACGTCGGACCGATGTACTCCAACTCCAGAGGGAGCCTGAAAATCCGTTCACGTAACCCTTTCGAGTATCCAAGTATCGTATGTAACTATTTGTCTACCGAAGAGGACCGACGTGAGTGGACGGAAGCAATACGCGTTGCACGAGAAATCCTTTCACAGCCAGCATTAGCACCTTACAGTACCGGTGAGATTTCACCTGGACCTTCTGTTCAAACAGAAGAGGAAATTCTGGAGTGGGTAAAAAAAGACGCGGAAACGGCCCTTCATCCATCTTGTACAGCAAAAATGGGACCGGCTTCCGACCCGATGGCAGTTGTAGACCCAGAGACCATGAAAGTTCATGGCCTGGACAATGTGCGGGTGGTTGATGCATCGGCAATGCCGCATACAACAAACGGAAATATCCACGCACCAGTGTTAATGCTGGCAGAAAAAGCAGCCGATATTATCCGTGGCCAAAGACCAATGAAGCCGGAGTATAAAGATTATTACCGTCATGGTGTTCACCCGGCGGATGCGGGTACAGTTAAATAG